The following are encoded in a window of Rubellicoccus peritrichatus genomic DNA:
- a CDS encoding polysaccharide deacetylase family protein produces the protein MNRILLAGVSITTLLVSSLIGVQAADRVWRWSWPEFNGPEPVAEVCDFKYGKRWVYSVDIDDTPLSNYTISFPVLSEYHFTDAPPGIAGGNRKPFVGNAAIYAARINPTDEIYNWNLLSWGQIQEMCEAGWGIANHAYTSAAYGLTEEQLREEIYWNQVLIGWYTPNRRATNYFVYPSGDTAYRPYLADYGILAGGIQGGPPTNINSSNLDWTDLKRINLDEPVWSQSDDPYVWFPDPPKDGDVFVDFTHWMETDPEHPNRVRWSERLGMIESLYGEHGADDVWSTSIDEAVAYDVARHNASVDVSNNQVTLTLGGNAPSTSLTLKITGIPESVPLTAPKDGLLYRQGDVVWVTTPSLGGPVGSRLPSPNLRCIYNGPVKDLDWPETVELAGVRILQHGGKADETISVDVVEPDGELLEIGSSTGTLWAVWMLFASVPNEKPWSAKGLRVTGNTNAHKKMEVWAVDPINAWRENYFQNRDSSGDAEDYADCDGDQFSNFAEYAFCSDPRDSSSRPIALAVEPTSDKALGIEILCRAGLVVPTYTAEYSLDMKKWTVGGELDGAPFDNGDGTLTARFRSPAALHRFLRVFAN, from the coding sequence ATGAATCGAATTTTATTAGCAGGAGTTTCAATAACTACACTATTGGTCAGTTCACTGATTGGCGTTCAGGCTGCAGACCGGGTCTGGAGATGGTCGTGGCCGGAATTTAATGGACCTGAGCCTGTTGCCGAGGTTTGCGATTTTAAGTATGGTAAGCGTTGGGTTTACTCAGTTGATATTGATGATACTCCTCTAAGTAATTATACAATATCTTTTCCGGTGCTTTCTGAGTATCATTTTACTGATGCTCCTCCAGGAATTGCAGGCGGAAACCGTAAGCCATTCGTTGGGAATGCAGCCATATATGCGGCTCGAATAAATCCGACCGATGAAATCTACAATTGGAATCTATTGTCCTGGGGGCAGATTCAAGAAATGTGTGAAGCTGGCTGGGGAATTGCAAATCACGCCTATACTAGTGCTGCCTATGGCCTGACCGAGGAACAATTGAGGGAGGAAATATACTGGAACCAGGTTTTGATTGGTTGGTATACGCCAAACCGGCGTGCTACAAATTACTTTGTCTATCCAAGTGGAGATACTGCATATCGACCATACCTCGCTGATTACGGTATTCTTGCCGGTGGAATTCAAGGTGGCCCTCCAACGAATATTAACAGTAGTAATCTTGACTGGACAGATCTTAAAAGGATCAATCTTGATGAGCCTGTTTGGAGCCAAAGCGATGATCCATACGTTTGGTTTCCAGACCCTCCGAAGGACGGAGATGTCTTTGTTGATTTTACGCATTGGATGGAAACGGACCCTGAGCATCCGAATCGCGTTCGTTGGTCAGAGCGCCTTGGTATGATTGAGTCGCTTTATGGCGAGCACGGAGCAGACGATGTATGGTCCACATCAATTGACGAAGCAGTGGCTTATGATGTCGCAAGGCATAATGCCAGTGTTGATGTTTCTAATAATCAGGTGACGCTTACTTTAGGAGGAAATGCTCCTTCTACTTCTTTGACTTTGAAAATAACAGGTATCCCTGAATCTGTGCCGCTTACTGCTCCAAAAGATGGATTGCTTTATCGACAGGGTGATGTTGTTTGGGTAACGACTCCTTCGCTTGGTGGCCCGGTTGGTAGTCGTCTTCCTTCACCGAATCTTCGCTGTATCTACAATGGGCCTGTTAAGGATCTTGATTGGCCGGAAACAGTTGAGCTCGCTGGTGTGCGTATTCTTCAACATGGAGGAAAGGCTGATGAAACAATATCTGTAGATGTTGTTGAGCCGGACGGTGAGTTGCTCGAAATCGGGTCATCGACAGGAACGCTTTGGGCAGTATGGATGCTGTTCGCCTCGGTGCCCAATGAAAAACCATGGTCAGCAAAAGGGCTTCGTGTTACAGGGAATACCAATGCTCACAAGAAAATGGAGGTCTGGGCAGTAGATCCAATCAATGCCTGGCGAGAAAATTATTTCCAAAATCGAGACTCAAGCGGCGATGCAGAAGATTATGCTGACTGTGATGGAGACCAATTTAGCAATTTTGCGGAATATGCCTTTTGCTCAGATCCTAGAGACAGTTCCAGTAGGCCTATTGCTTTAGCAGTCGAACCGACTTCTGACAAAGCTCTCGGAATTGAAATCCTATGTCGGGCTGGTCTTGTGGTTCCAACATATACAGCGGAATATTCTCTGGATATGAAAAAATGGACGGTAGGTGGCGAGCTTGATGGCGCACCTTTCGACAATGGTGATGGCACCTTGACTGCTCGTTTTAGATCACCTGCTGCTCTTCATCGCTTTTTAAGAGTATTTGCGAATTAG